DNA sequence from the Pseudomonadota bacterium genome:
GCATTTCCCCGATTGCCCTTTTGATGTCTTTTTCTTTCATTTGAAATTCTGGCAGTGCAACACCCAGTGCTGCCACAACCTTACCAGAAAAATCTCTTATTGGTACACCTAGGCCTATTACTCCTTCGATAACGGTACTCCTTTCAAGGCAGTATCCAAGACTTTTTATCTCGTCAAGTTTCTGTTTTAATTTCTCGATGTCAGTAATGGTCTTTTCAGTAATTTTATACGGCTTGTACATGGTGAGTAACCTTTGTTTTTCCTCGTCCTCCATATATGCGAGGAGTGTCATGCCGAGCATGCCATAATAAGGTGGCCTCTTCAATCCTACATAAGACGATACCCTGATAATACTTTCCGATTCCCGTTTGTCTATATAGAAGAGGTGGTCATCTTTAATGATACCCAAAAGCACAGTTGCCCGGAG
Encoded proteins:
- a CDS encoding IclR family transcriptional regulator; this translates as MNSKNHQQYNVKVLGKLTKILDLFTYTENLFTLEQISKKTHLSKATAFRILKTLEQYGFFTYNPVEETYTLGLRFLELGGIVYASLSIRNIVSPHMETLGHSLRATVLLGIIKDDHLFYIDKRESESIIRVSSYVGLKRPPYYGMLGMTLLAYMEDEEKQRLLTMYKPYKITEKTITDIEKLKQKLDEIKSLGYCLERSTVIEGVIGLGVPIRDFSGKVVAALGVALPEFQMKEKDIKRAIGEMLDASQAISRKLGHNAEKQG